The Henckelia pumila isolate YLH828 chromosome 2, ASM3356847v2, whole genome shotgun sequence genome includes a window with the following:
- the LOC140881796 gene encoding inactive LRR receptor-like serine/threonine-protein kinase BIR2, with protein MNLPLHRSISICLFLLFFSWVFAEDDVQCLQGVKNSLTDPEGKLSSWNFANSTVGYICRFVGLSCWNDRENRLISMELRDFSLTGNIPDALQYCQSLQTLDLSGNGLSGSIPSQICDWLPYLVTLDLSRNHLAGQIPADLANCSYLNNLILDDNKLSGSIPFQFSTLRRLKRFSVVNNDLSGRVPLFNYPFEQDYGGNGGLCGGTLGKCGGLSKKSLAIIIAAGVFGAAASLLLGFGLWWWYFTKSSRRRKGGDGIGGRDDGSSWSEKLRSHRLTQVVLFQKPLVKVKLADLLAATYNFSEKNIIITSRTGTTYKAVLPDGSALAIKRLHAGKMGEKQFRMEMNRLGQLRHPNLVPLLGFCLVEEEKLLVYKHLSNGTLESVLNGNPGVLDWGTRFRIALGAARGLAWLHHGCHPPILHQNISSNVILLDEDFDARIMDFGLARLVTSSESNEGRYVVGDLGEIGYVAPEYSSTMVASLKGDAYSFGVVLLELATGQKPLDVSMAAEGFKGNLVDWVNQLSASGRIKDAIDRILCGRGNDEEIVQFLKIACNCVLSRPKDRWSMYQVYEALKGMAEERGFSEQYDEFPLHFGKQESTSPT; from the coding sequence ATGAATCTTCCCCTCCACAGATCCATATCCATCTGCCTTTTCCTGCTGTTCTTCAGCTGGGTTTTCGCGGAAGATGATGTGCAGTGCCTGCAAGGAGTGAAGAATTCATTGACTGATCCGGAGGGCAAGCTCAGCTCGTGGAATTTTGCTAATTCTACGGTTGGGTATATCTGTAGATTCGTCGGTCTTTCGTGCTGGAACGACCGCGAGAATCGGCTTATCAGTATGGAGCTTCGGGATTTTAGTCTTACTGGAAACATCCCAGATGCTCTGCAGTACTGTCAAAGTCTCCAGACGCTGGATCTCTCTGGTAATGGTCTTTCCGGTTCGATCCCATCTCAAATCTGCGATTGGTTGCCTTATCTCGTGACTTTGGATCTGTCCCGGAATCATTTGGCGGGTCAAATCCCCGCCGATCTTGCTAACTGTTCGTATTTGAATAATTTGATCTTAGACGATAATAAACTGTCTGGGAGCATTCCTTTCCAGTTTTCGACTTTGAGGAGGTTGAAAAGGTTCTCTGTAGTGAATAATGATTTGTCTGGTCGAGTTCCTTTGTTTAACTATCCTTTTGAGCAGGATTATGGTGGAAATGGTGGGCTTTGCGGAGGTACGTTGGGTAAGTGCGGTGGCTTGAGTAAGAAAAGTTTGGCCATTATCATTGCTGCCGGGGTTTTCGGTGCCGCGGCTTCTTTGTTATTGGGATTTGGTTTGTGGTGGTGGTACTTTACCAAGTCGAGTAGGAGGAGAAAGGGCGGGGATGGAATCGGAGGAAGAGATGATGGGAGTAGTTGGTCTGAAAAATTGAGGTCTCACAGGCTTACTCAGGTTGTGTTGTTCCAGAAACCGCTTGTAAAGGTTAAGTTGGCGGATTTGTTGGCTGCCACCTATAATTTTAGTGagaaaaatatcataatcaCGAGTAGGACGGGGACTACGTACAAGGCGGTCTTGCCAGATGGGTCAGCACTTGCCATTAAACGGCTTCATGCTGGTAAAATGGGGGAGAAGCAGTTTAGGATGGAGATGAATAGATTAGGGCAGCTAAGGCACCCGAATTTGGTTCCGCTGTTGGGGTTTTGCTTGGTTGAGGAGGAGAAACTCTTGGTATATAAGCATTTGTCGAATGGAACTCTGGAATCTGTGTTGAATGGCAATCCCGGTGTTCTTGATTGGGGAACCAGGTTTAGGATTGCTTTGGGGGCAGCGAGAGGACTTGCTTGGCTTCACCATGGTTGCCATCCTCCCATCTTGCACCAGAATATTAGCTCTAATGTCATTTTGCTTGATGAGGATTTTGATGCTAGGATAATGGACTTTGGTTTGGCGAGGCTTGTAACTTCTTCGGAGTCTAATGAGGGCCGTTATGTCGTAGGGGATTTGGGTGAAATTGGGTATGTTGCTCCGGAATACTCGAGCACAATGGTTGCTTCTCTCAAAGGGGATGCTTATAGTTTTGGAGTGGTACTTCTTGAGTTGGCAACAGGACAAAAGCCGCTTGATGTTAGCATGGCTGCCGAAGGGTTTAAGGGTAATCTGGTGGATTGGGTGAATCAGCTCTCTGCATCTGGTAGAATTAAAGACGCCATCGATAGGATACTATGTGGTCGGGGTAACGATGAGGAGATCGTGCAATTCTTGAAAATCGCATGTAATTGTGTCCTTTCTAGGCCAAAGGATAGGTGGTCTATGTACCAGGTTTACGAAGCACTTAAAGGCATGGCCGAAGAACGGGGTTTCTCGGAACAGTATGATGAATTTCCTCTTCATTTTGGGAAACAAGAGTCCACCTCTCCCACTTAG
- the LOC140880062 gene encoding glutaredoxin-like, with amino-acid sequence MSLPKAKELISANPVIVFSKSYCPFCVSVKKLLTEIGASYKVIELDAEDDGSQIQAALLELSGQRTVPNVFISGKHIGGCDATTALHKDGKLMPLLTEAGAVAKSSA; translated from the exons ATGTCGCTTCCCAAGGCTAAGGAACTCATTTCTGCAAACCCAGTCATCGTTTTCAG CAAAAGCTACTGTCCGTTTTGCGTGAGCGTGAAGAAATTGCTGACGGAAATCGGCGCCTCGTACAAGGTCATTGAGTTGGATGCAGAGG ATGATGGAAGTCAGATACAAGCTGCGCTGCTAGAATTGTCTGGACAGCGAACTGTTCCAAATGTGTTCATCAGCGGGAAGCACATTGGTGGTTGTGATG CGACAACGGCCTTGCACAAGGATGGAAAGCTCATGCCTCTGCTAACTGAAGCCGGAGCGGTAGCAAAATCTTCTGCTTAG